AATCTCTATTTTGCATGTTTCACGCCTATATGCTTCATGGAGTAGTACAAGGTCTAAAGTCTAGAACGTTGAactgctgtgctgaggaaacGAGTTTCGTTACCAATTTTCAGACCAACCTGCGTCCCTGAGCTGGCGACCTGTATATGCCACTCGTCAATGAACCCCATCTGGAGTAACTGTGCATGTTCCGCTGGGTATACGACGCCCATGAATTAATTTTCTTAGCGCCAACAATGAACACTGGGCTGTTCTAGCGGCCTGGTGACCTGGTGGCCAGCAGTTATTGAGCACAGACATCTCGATGCCCAGCCTGTAGGCCAGCTGGTCAGCTCTTCAATCGGCCTGGTGTCTTGGTGCCCGCACTGCAGACTTGGTGACCCTCTGTTCTGGAGGCCTGGTGACTGCCCATGCTGTGGACCAGCTGCTCTAGCTACCTGGTATCATGCTGCCCGCTCTGCTAGCCTGGTACCCAGGTCTTTTAGCGGTCTGGTATCTTGTTGCCCGCCTTGCGGACCAAGTGGATGGTAGTCCTGGCAGGCAGCCTGGTTTGTTGTTGCCTGTCCTGTGGGACTGGCGGATATTCTGGCGGCATGGTCTGGTGCCGATCAAAAGATCGGGCTTGCGGTATAGACTCGCATGAGTAAAAAGGTTGTTTCTTTCTATCGCAATTTCTTTATAAAGAACTGCTGGTTGGGTTAGTTGGTGGGTTAACATTTCCAAATAAGCGACTCTGCTGACTTCGTTCCTATGTTTAGTTTCGGCCATTTCCCTGTATATAAATGTCGCGCTCGACTCAGTAATCGGTTATGTAGGCAACCCCGATATCGCGGCTGGCTTTCGCCTAGGCTACCGTTTTACCTTTGTCTATGCCTGTACATGCACGCAAGAGTGCTTACCTGCTTTGCGCTGTATAAAATGAATgacccgtaccaactagctcacgCGCAAGCCCT
This genomic window from Dermacentor albipictus isolate Rhodes 1998 colony chromosome 9, USDA_Dalb.pri_finalv2, whole genome shotgun sequence contains:
- the LOC139050036 gene encoding uncharacterized protein isoform X1, which translates into the protein MQIVRVAARPLMDEVTLLAFPAFSPGPAWEAARWPTLPAAPASGLVTWWPAVIEHRHLDAQPVGQLVSSSIGLVSWCPHCRLGDPLFWRPGDCPCCGPAALATCGLVS
- the LOC139050036 gene encoding uncharacterized protein isoform X2 encodes the protein MQIVRVAARPLMDEGPAWEAARWPTLPAAPASGLVTWWPAVIEHRHLDAQPVGQLVSSSIGLVSWCPHCRLGDPLFWRPGDCPCCGPAALATCGLVS